The following are from one region of the Haloactinomyces albus genome:
- the gcvP gene encoding aminomethyl-transferring glycine dehydrogenase, translating into MTDVTNDRIPLAALEHGTPFADRHVGPMPAELARMLDVIGVGSLEELGEHAVPAGIRERDLRMALPEPATEAESLDELRELAQRCHPHTEMIGLGYYPTITPPVIRRNVIENPAWYTAYTPYQPEISQGRLEALLNFQTMVADLTGVPVSNSSMLDESTAASEGMTLVRRAGKSKSPRFVVDADTLPQTRSVIETRAEPLGIEIVVADLSEGVAGLPDGEFFGALLAYPGASGVLRDHEALISEIHQRGGMAVVAADLLALTLVRAPGEIGADVVVGTSQRFGVPMGFGGPHAGYMAVRKGLERQLPGRLVGVSVDADGDQAYRLALQTREQHIRREKATSNICTAQVLLAVVASMYAVYHGPAGLRAIATRTHRMAAVLAAQFRHGGIEVLGDSFFDTVVTRVPGRADEIVAAARDSGVNLRRVDADHVGISCDETTDRDHLAKVWQAFGLTGTDLADVDDLDASIPDALPDALRRSSEYLTHPVFHQHRSETSLLRYLRRLSDSDVALDRSMIPLGSCTMKLNAAAEMEPITWPSFANIHPFAPAADAEGLLKIVQDLQSWLAEITGYDAVSLQPNAGSQGEFAGLLAIRAYHHSRGESQRDVCLIPASAHGTNAASAVMAGLRVNVVRCDDSGNIEMDHLSELVEKHRDDLAAIMITYPSTHGVYENTVQNVCGMVHDAGGQVYVDGANLNALIGLARMGKFGADVSHLNLHKTFCIPHGGGGPGVGPIGVGAHLAPFLPNHPLQPEAGPETGVGPISAAPWGSASILPISWAYVRMMGSDGLRRATLTAVASANYVARRLDEYFPVLYTGSGGFVAHECILDLRQVTKDSGLSVEDVAKRLCDYGLHAPTMSFPVAGTLMVEPTESENLAELDRFCEAMIAIRAEMDRVAAGHWSVDDNPLVHAPHTAASLAGDWDHAYGRQEAVYPMGTDAAKVWPPVRRIDGARGDRNLVCSCPPLSAYEG; encoded by the coding sequence ATGACCGACGTGACCAATGACCGCATTCCGCTCGCCGCTCTCGAGCACGGGACTCCGTTCGCCGATCGCCATGTCGGACCGATGCCTGCAGAGCTGGCCCGGATGCTGGACGTGATCGGTGTCGGTTCCCTGGAAGAACTCGGTGAGCACGCTGTGCCTGCCGGCATTCGCGAGCGCGACCTGCGGATGGCGCTGCCGGAGCCGGCCACCGAAGCCGAGTCGCTGGACGAACTGCGCGAGCTGGCCCAGCGCTGCCACCCGCACACGGAAATGATCGGCCTGGGCTATTACCCGACGATCACCCCACCCGTGATCCGCCGCAACGTGATCGAAAACCCTGCCTGGTACACCGCTTACACGCCGTACCAGCCGGAGATTTCCCAGGGACGTCTCGAGGCGTTGCTGAACTTCCAGACGATGGTCGCCGACCTCACCGGTGTGCCCGTGTCGAACTCGTCGATGCTCGACGAGTCCACGGCCGCCTCCGAGGGGATGACCCTGGTGCGGCGCGCGGGCAAGTCCAAGTCGCCGCGTTTCGTCGTGGACGCCGATACGCTGCCACAGACCCGCTCCGTCATCGAAACGCGTGCCGAACCCCTGGGCATCGAAATCGTGGTGGCCGATCTCTCCGAGGGCGTCGCGGGACTGCCCGATGGTGAGTTCTTCGGTGCGCTGCTGGCATACCCGGGGGCCTCGGGTGTGCTGCGGGATCACGAAGCGCTCATCTCCGAGATTCACCAGCGGGGTGGGATGGCCGTGGTCGCGGCCGACCTGCTCGCACTGACACTGGTTCGCGCGCCGGGTGAGATCGGCGCGGACGTCGTCGTGGGCACCAGCCAGCGCTTCGGTGTGCCGATGGGCTTCGGCGGTCCCCACGCCGGATACATGGCAGTGCGCAAGGGGCTGGAACGCCAGTTGCCCGGCAGGCTGGTCGGGGTCAGCGTCGACGCCGATGGCGATCAGGCCTACCGGCTCGCGTTGCAGACTCGGGAACAGCACATTCGCCGGGAGAAAGCCACCAGCAACATCTGCACCGCCCAGGTATTGCTGGCCGTGGTGGCCTCGATGTACGCGGTCTACCACGGTCCGGCCGGTCTGCGGGCGATCGCGACGCGCACGCACCGGATGGCCGCCGTGCTCGCTGCCCAGTTCCGCCATGGCGGGATCGAGGTTCTCGGGGACAGCTTCTTCGACACCGTTGTCACACGGGTGCCGGGCCGAGCGGACGAGATCGTGGCAGCGGCCCGGGACTCGGGAGTCAACCTTCGCCGTGTGGATGCCGACCACGTCGGCATCAGTTGTGACGAGACGACCGACCGTGACCATCTTGCCAAGGTGTGGCAGGCCTTCGGTCTGACCGGTACCGATCTGGCCGATGTCGATGATCTCGACGCCTCGATTCCGGACGCGCTGCCCGATGCATTGCGGCGCAGCTCGGAGTATCTGACGCACCCGGTGTTCCACCAGCACCGCTCGGAGACCTCGCTGCTGCGTTACCTGCGCAGGCTCTCCGATTCCGATGTGGCACTGGATCGCAGCATGATCCCGCTGGGCTCGTGCACGATGAAGCTCAACGCGGCTGCCGAGATGGAGCCGATCACCTGGCCGTCCTTCGCCAATATTCACCCGTTCGCGCCCGCAGCGGACGCCGAGGGGCTGCTGAAGATCGTGCAGGATCTGCAGTCGTGGCTGGCCGAGATCACCGGTTACGACGCGGTGAGCCTGCAGCCCAACGCGGGCAGTCAGGGCGAGTTCGCGGGTCTGCTGGCCATCCGCGCCTACCACCACAGCCGTGGTGAGTCGCAGCGCGATGTGTGCCTGATCCCGGCGAGTGCGCACGGCACCAACGCGGCGAGCGCGGTGATGGCCGGGCTGCGTGTGAACGTGGTGCGCTGCGACGACTCCGGCAACATCGAGATGGACCACCTGAGTGAGCTCGTCGAGAAACACCGCGACGACCTCGCCGCCATCATGATCACCTACCCGTCCACGCACGGCGTCTACGAGAACACCGTGCAGAACGTCTGCGGGATGGTGCACGATGCCGGCGGGCAGGTCTATGTCGACGGGGCGAACCTCAACGCGCTGATCGGGCTGGCTCGGATGGGCAAGTTCGGTGCCGATGTGTCGCACCTGAACCTGCACAAGACCTTCTGCATTCCGCACGGCGGCGGTGGGCCCGGCGTCGGCCCGATCGGCGTGGGTGCGCATCTGGCGCCGTTCCTGCCGAACCACCCGCTGCAGCCGGAGGCGGGCCCGGAGACCGGTGTGGGGCCGATCAGCGCCGCTCCGTGGGGCAGTGCGTCGATCCTGCCGATCTCGTGGGCCTATGTCCGGATGATGGGCTCCGACGGCCTGCGTCGCGCGACACTGACCGCCGTGGCTTCGGCGAACTACGTCGCCCGGCGCCTGGACGAGTACTTCCCGGTGCTCTACACCGGCTCGGGTGGGTTCGTCGCTCACGAGTGCATCCTCGATCTGCGTCAGGTCACCAAGGACAGCGGTCTGAGCGTGGAGGACGTCGCCAAGCGGCTGTGCGACTACGGCCTGCACGCGCCGACGATGTCGTTCCCGGTGGCCGGCACTCTGATGGTGGAGCCGACCGAGAGCGAGAACCTCGCCGAGCTGGACCGGTTCTGCGAGGCGATGATCGCCATCCGCGCGGAGATGGACAGGGTCGCGGCCGGGCACTGGTCCGTCGACGACAATCCGCTGGTGCACGCACCGCATACCGCTGCCTCGCTGGCGGGGGACTGGGATCACGCCTACGGTCGTCAGGAGGCCGTCTACCCGATGGGCACCGATGCGGCCAAGGTGTGGCCACCGGTCCGGCGGATCGACGGTGCGCGCGGGGACCGCAACCTGGTGTGCTCCTGCCCGCCGCTGTCGGCGTACGAAGGGTGA
- the garA gene encoding glycogen accumulation regulator GarA has product MSTNDGPGDVPPEQSSETTSVFRPFLSEQENTESASSEPAASGVDSLPAGSALLVVKRGPNAGSRFLLDRETTSSGRHPDSDIFLDDVTVSRRHAEFRREGNDYVVVDVGSLNGTYVNREPVDTSVLANGDEVQIGKFRLVFLTGPVDGDTGPR; this is encoded by the coding sequence GTGAGCACGAACGACGGGCCCGGCGACGTACCGCCGGAGCAGTCCTCGGAGACCACCTCGGTCTTCAGGCCCTTCCTCTCGGAGCAGGAAAATACCGAGAGCGCGTCCTCGGAGCCTGCCGCGTCCGGGGTCGATTCGCTGCCCGCCGGGTCCGCCCTGCTGGTGGTCAAGCGTGGCCCGAACGCGGGGTCGCGCTTCCTGCTCGACCGGGAGACCACCAGCTCCGGACGTCACCCCGACAGCGACATCTTCCTGGACGATGTCACGGTATCCCGCAGGCATGCCGAGTTCCGGCGGGAGGGCAACGACTACGTCGTTGTCGACGTCGGCAGCCTCAACGGCACGTATGTCAACCGGGAACCGGTGGATACCTCGGTTCTGGCCAACGGCGATGAGGTACAGATCGGCAAGTTCCGCTTGGTGTTTCTGACCGGACCGGTCGACGGGGACACGGGCCCCCGGTAA
- a CDS encoding bifunctional nuclease family protein: protein MSSEMRVVGVRVELPANQPILLLRETEGERYLPIWIGSVEATAIALEQQGVRPARPLTHDLLKDVIGALGRDLEQVRVTDLQEGTFFAELVFDGDVRVSARPSDSVALALRIGVPIHADESVLDEAGLLIPDEQEDEVEKFKEFLDSVSPEDFRGADT, encoded by the coding sequence ATGAGCAGCGAAATGCGCGTCGTCGGCGTGCGTGTGGAACTACCAGCCAACCAGCCGATCCTACTGTTGCGGGAGACCGAAGGTGAGCGTTACTTGCCGATCTGGATCGGATCGGTGGAGGCGACGGCCATCGCACTGGAACAGCAGGGTGTACGGCCTGCGCGGCCATTGACTCATGATCTGCTCAAGGACGTGATCGGAGCGCTCGGGCGTGACCTGGAGCAGGTGCGAGTCACCGATCTCCAGGAGGGCACGTTCTTCGCCGAACTCGTCTTCGACGGGGACGTGCGGGTATCGGCACGGCCGAGTGACTCGGTGGCTCTCGCGCTGCGGATCGGGGTGCCGATCCACGCTGACGAATCCGTGCTGGACGAGGCCGGATTGCTCATTCCGGATGAGCAGGAGGACGAGGTCGAGAAGTTCAAGGAATTCCTGGACTCGGTGTCGCCGGAGGATTTCCGGGGGGCCGACACCTGA
- the gcvH gene encoding glycine cleavage system protein GcvH → MTSEGTRYTQEHEWVSPTGDDVVRIGITDYAQQQLGDVVFVQLPDVGEQVAEGATMGEVESTKSVSDLYAPVAGEVVARNEQLDSQPELVNSQPRDDGWMVDIRLADPAALERLLDEAAYRQLIDQG, encoded by the coding sequence GTGACCTCGGAAGGAACCAGGTACACCCAGGAGCACGAGTGGGTGTCACCCACCGGCGACGACGTCGTGCGGATCGGCATTACCGATTATGCCCAGCAGCAGCTCGGGGACGTGGTGTTCGTGCAGTTGCCCGATGTGGGCGAGCAGGTGGCGGAGGGTGCCACGATGGGCGAGGTCGAGTCGACCAAGAGCGTCTCGGACCTCTACGCACCTGTCGCGGGTGAGGTTGTTGCCCGAAACGAGCAACTCGACAGCCAACCCGAGCTGGTCAACTCACAGCCACGTGACGACGGGTGGATGGTCGATATCCGGCTGGCCGATCCCGCCGCATTGGAGCGGTTGCTCGACGAGGCAGCCTACCGGCAATTGATCGACCAGGGATGA
- a CDS encoding CDP-alcohol phosphatidyltransferase family protein, with product MARIKEAAAGVWDDPWWTLPNLLSVLRLAGVPLFLWLLLGPHSDLLALLVLVASGITDWLDGKLARWLGQYSRLGQLLDPAADRLYIIATLFAFVLRGVVPWWAATALIARDVVLTLCLPVLRYHGYEPPDVHYLGKAATFCLMYAFPLLLLVQGDFSFDAVVRPVAYAFTCWGGALYLWAGVLYLVQVIAAVRVAHTHRGRSGRFGRA from the coding sequence CTGGCGCGGATCAAGGAAGCCGCAGCCGGGGTCTGGGACGACCCGTGGTGGACGCTGCCGAACCTGCTCAGCGTGCTCCGGCTTGCCGGGGTCCCGCTGTTTCTGTGGCTGCTGCTCGGGCCGCACTCCGACCTTCTCGCGCTGCTTGTGCTGGTGGCCAGCGGCATTACCGACTGGCTGGACGGCAAGCTCGCACGGTGGCTCGGTCAGTACAGCCGCCTCGGTCAGCTGCTGGATCCGGCAGCCGACCGTCTTTACATCATCGCGACTCTGTTCGCCTTCGTCCTGCGCGGCGTCGTTCCCTGGTGGGCCGCGACCGCGCTCATCGCCCGGGATGTGGTGCTGACCCTGTGCCTGCCGGTCCTGCGCTACCACGGTTATGAACCACCCGATGTCCACTATCTCGGCAAGGCGGCGACGTTCTGCCTGATGTACGCCTTTCCGCTGTTGCTGCTCGTGCAGGGTGACTTCTCCTTCGACGCCGTTGTCCGGCCGGTCGCCTACGCCTTCACGTGCTGGGGCGGGGCACTGTATCTCTGGGCAGGGGTGCTGTACCTGGTTCAGGTGATCGCCGCGGTACGGGTGGCGCACACCCACCGTGGCCGGTCCGGCCGGTTCGGCCGCGCCTGA
- a CDS encoding MerR family transcriptional regulator has protein sequence MVEQAPDRDAAVEQGELFPDASLPDELVGYRGPAACQIAGITYRQLDYWARTKLVGPSIRLAEGSGSQRLYSFKDILVLKVVKRLLDTGVSLHNIRVAVDHLRHRGVRDLAGITLFSDGTTVYECTSAEEVVDLLQGGQGVFGIAVSGAMREITGTIHEFPAERADSAEQLDGAEDELSRRRRDRQTG, from the coding sequence GTGGTTGAGCAAGCACCCGACCGGGATGCTGCGGTGGAGCAGGGAGAACTGTTTCCGGACGCCTCGCTGCCGGATGAGCTGGTCGGTTACCGCGGTCCGGCCGCCTGTCAGATCGCGGGCATCACCTATCGGCAACTCGACTACTGGGCGCGCACAAAACTGGTCGGTCCGTCGATCAGGCTCGCGGAAGGCTCCGGCTCGCAGCGGCTGTACTCGTTCAAGGACATACTGGTGCTCAAGGTCGTCAAACGACTGCTGGACACCGGGGTCTCGCTGCACAACATTCGCGTTGCGGTGGACCATCTCCGGCACCGCGGAGTCCGTGACCTGGCCGGGATCACCCTGTTCAGCGACGGTACGACGGTCTATGAGTGCACCTCCGCCGAAGAGGTGGTGGACCTGCTGCAGGGTGGCCAGGGCGTGTTCGGCATCGCGGTCAGCGGTGCCATGCGCGAGATCACTGGAACGATTCACGAGTTCCCCGCCGAGCGGGCGGACAGCGCCGAACAGCTCGACGGAGCAGAGGACGAACTCTCCAGACGCCGTCGCGATCGCCAAACGGGCTGA